In Labilibaculum sp. DW002, one DNA window encodes the following:
- a CDS encoding protein phosphatase 2C domain-containing protein: MIYTSTVSRRGTSHPDWNEDNFFINEMDKVIVGAVFDGCSSGKDSFFASKLFANILNKTVEEVDFRLEIETFPTLVHRFCKNLNKAIKAIGLTIDESLSTAVLFICELESNELLVKFFGDGCAYSNQEDLHFFNNDEENKPDYLAYQLTDILKSKTAFANYYKQKPSFRTITKDFSITSDGIFTFKESIGSEAKFDYTNYLVKDDFLYQNPASLKRKLNIIKKKGYEHYDDLTIVRIIIE; the protein is encoded by the coding sequence ATGATCTATACATCAACTGTTTCGAGGCGAGGAACATCTCATCCTGATTGGAATGAAGATAATTTTTTTATCAATGAAATGGATAAGGTAATTGTCGGTGCTGTCTTTGATGGTTGCAGTTCTGGAAAGGATTCGTTCTTCGCCTCTAAACTTTTTGCAAATATCCTGAATAAAACGGTTGAAGAAGTGGACTTTAGGCTTGAAATTGAAACATTCCCGACACTAGTTCATCGGTTTTGTAAGAATCTAAATAAGGCTATAAAGGCGATAGGTTTAACTATTGATGAAAGCTTATCTACAGCTGTTTTGTTTATCTGCGAACTCGAAAGTAATGAGTTGTTGGTCAAGTTCTTTGGCGATGGATGTGCCTATTCAAATCAGGAGGATTTGCATTTTTTCAATAACGATGAAGAGAACAAACCCGACTATTTGGCTTATCAACTGACAGACATTCTAAAAAGTAAAACAGCCTTTGCAAACTATTATAAGCAAAAGCCGAGTTTTAGAACCATTACCAAGGACTTTTCAATTACTTCCGATGGAATTTTCACTTTTAAGGAAAGCATCGGGAGCGAAGCGAAATTTGATTACACGAATTATCTGGTAAAAGATGATTTTCTGTATCAAAATCCTGCATCCCTTAAACGCAAATTAAATATCATCAAAAAAAAGGGATATGAACATTACGATGACCTAACGATAGTACGAATTATAATAGAATGA